The following coding sequences lie in one Halogeometricum rufum genomic window:
- a CDS encoding ABC transporter substrate-binding protein, with amino-acid sequence MSTVHQSSRAEDETDARGVSTTRRSVLATGATLGAGLAAGCVSTGSAGTDGDGASLTVGYQPYYTESWSALVIKHAGLAEKYLPDGYSVGNWQVALQGAVVGNRMIAGKAQVGYTGDMPTITAIANDETDISCTGIAGYSQGQQCNLGIVPNASGVEGVSDLAGATLGLTTGACTHRFVLRLAEKEGIDIQIKDQGINTIQTGIRGGGLTAGFGWEPVMYKTVKQIDAGRYLVTGASYDTYDAAGIIMPDSLIENHPDAARQWMKAELEAKKIMAEEPERTLDLVSQESELEGYDRSVLRGVLYENIAARDVERLLFATDYTSAKPAKRLMKQRAPSFLKQQGIIESIPGDDRFKPEPMQSAIEELRGEVDWEVHRAAN; translated from the coding sequence ATGTCAACTGTTCATCAATCATCTCGGGCGGAAGACGAGACGGACGCACGAGGCGTATCGACCACTCGCCGAAGCGTTCTGGCCACCGGCGCAACCCTCGGAGCCGGACTGGCCGCGGGTTGTGTCAGCACCGGAAGCGCGGGAACCGACGGCGACGGCGCGAGCCTCACCGTCGGCTACCAGCCGTACTACACCGAGTCGTGGTCGGCGCTCGTCATCAAGCACGCCGGCCTAGCCGAGAAGTACCTCCCGGACGGCTACTCGGTCGGCAACTGGCAGGTCGCGCTGCAGGGAGCCGTCGTCGGTAACCGAATGATCGCCGGGAAGGCGCAGGTCGGGTACACCGGCGACATGCCGACGATCACGGCCATCGCCAACGACGAGACGGACATCAGCTGTACGGGCATCGCCGGCTACTCGCAGGGCCAACAGTGTAACCTCGGCATCGTCCCGAACGCGTCGGGCGTGGAGGGAGTGAGCGACTTGGCCGGCGCGACGCTGGGTCTGACGACCGGCGCCTGCACCCACCGGTTCGTCCTCCGACTGGCCGAGAAGGAGGGTATCGACATCCAGATCAAAGACCAAGGGATAAACACCATTCAGACCGGCATCCGCGGAGGCGGCCTCACGGCCGGCTTCGGATGGGAGCCGGTGATGTACAAGACGGTAAAGCAGATCGACGCAGGCCGGTATCTGGTCACCGGCGCGTCGTACGACACCTACGACGCCGCCGGCATCATCATGCCGGACTCCCTCATCGAGAACCACCCCGACGCGGCGCGCCAGTGGATGAAGGCCGAACTCGAAGCGAAGAAGATCATGGCCGAGGAGCCCGAACGCACGCTCGACCTCGTCTCTCAGGAGAGCGAACTGGAGGGCTACGACCGATCGGTGCTCCGCGGGGTCCTCTACGAGAACATCGCAGCGCGGGACGTCGAGCGGTTGCTGTTCGCGACCGACTACACGTCCGCGAAGCCGGCCAAGCGGCTGATGAAACAGCGTGCGCCCTCGTTCCTGAAGCAACAGGGAATCATCGAGAGCATCCCGGGCGACGACCGGTTCAAGCCGGAACCGATGCAGAGCGCCATCGAGGAGCTTCGAGGGGAGGTCGACTGGGAGGT
- a CDS encoding sulfite exporter TauE/SafE family protein: MPPAPPSVPLAVLAALVVVAFGAGVGITAVGPGGVFLTVALYAFTAVPTATVAGTATTTFVFTGLLGTASYVRSGELADRGRLRLAAALSLGGVAGALLGVELNAVVSERAFGALLGAFLVVAAALVWRQAAERREADDEDTQPASTEGRIGAVGGAAVGLFVGTAGGLLGVGGPVLAVPILVTGGVPMLAAVAAAQVQSVFVSGFAATGYFARGAVSLPLAVLVGVPELLGVLVGWRVAHRVPSARLKRVLAAVLAVLGPYVALTA, encoded by the coding sequence GTGCCGCCCGCGCCGCCGAGCGTCCCCCTCGCCGTCCTCGCCGCCCTCGTCGTCGTCGCGTTCGGCGCGGGCGTCGGCATCACGGCCGTCGGCCCCGGCGGCGTGTTCCTCACCGTCGCGCTGTACGCGTTCACGGCGGTTCCGACCGCGACGGTCGCCGGCACGGCGACGACGACGTTCGTGTTCACCGGTCTCCTCGGCACCGCCTCCTACGTGCGGTCGGGCGAACTCGCCGACCGCGGGCGACTTCGTCTCGCCGCCGCGTTGAGTCTCGGCGGCGTCGCCGGCGCGTTGCTGGGCGTCGAACTCAACGCCGTCGTCTCCGAACGCGCGTTCGGCGCGTTGCTCGGCGCCTTCCTCGTCGTCGCCGCCGCCCTCGTCTGGCGTCAGGCCGCCGAGCGGCGAGAGGCGGACGACGAGGATACCCAGCCGGCCTCGACGGAGGGCCGAATCGGCGCGGTCGGGGGCGCGGCCGTCGGCCTCTTCGTCGGCACCGCCGGCGGACTGCTGGGCGTCGGCGGGCCGGTACTGGCCGTCCCCATCCTCGTCACCGGCGGCGTCCCGATGCTGGCCGCCGTCGCCGCCGCGCAGGTCCAGTCGGTGTTCGTCTCGGGGTTCGCGGCGACGGGCTACTTCGCCCGCGGGGCCGTCTCTCTCCCCCTCGCCGTCCTCGTCGGCGTGCCGGAACTGCTCGGCGTCCTCGTCGGCTGGCGCGTCGCCCACCGCGTCCCGTCGGCACGCCTGAAGCGCGTCCTCGCGGCGGTTCTCGCGGTTCTCGGTCCGTACGTGGCGCTCACCGCCTGA
- a CDS encoding nascent polypeptide-associated complex protein, translated as MFGGGGMNPRKMKQMMKQMGIDVTELDAEEVVIKTADEELVFSDAQVTRMDAQGQETYQIVGQPETRERGSGDAGGEDAPAVEAAESAESADEDEAIPDSDVELVAQRAGVPKGDAREALEAENGDLAAAISRLE; from the coding sequence ATGTTTGGCGGAGGCGGCATGAACCCGCGGAAGATGAAGCAGATGATGAAACAGATGGGCATCGACGTGACGGAACTCGACGCCGAGGAGGTCGTCATCAAGACGGCCGACGAGGAACTCGTCTTCAGCGACGCCCAGGTCACGCGCATGGACGCGCAGGGCCAGGAGACGTACCAGATAGTCGGCCAGCCCGAGACGCGCGAACGCGGAAGCGGCGACGCGGGCGGCGAGGACGCGCCCGCCGTCGAAGCCGCCGAGAGCGCGGAGAGCGCCGACGAGGACGAGGCGATTCCCGACTCCGACGTGGAACTCGTCGCACAGCGCGCCGGCGTCCCCAAGGGCGACGCGCGAGAGGCGCTGGAGGCCGAGAACGGCGACCTCGCGGCCGCCATCTCGCGCCTCGAATAA
- a CDS encoding methyltransferase domain-containing protein — MYLLVHEDREYLRAPGDELQTDLGVLTVPEDAEPGDVVETHLGEPFVVRRLRGPDLFNHLERTGAPMMPRDIGLIVGHTGAAAGDRVLDAGTGTGVLSAYLGRMHAEVTTYELDPDFADVARENMRLAGVETHVDVRTGDVTEELDSLVDEGPFDLLTLDTADAAEVVARAPELLRSGGYVSVYSPFVENSRAAVEAAREAGLNDVETFETIQRRMDFEERGSRPSTAGVGHTGYLVFARYE, encoded by the coding sequence GTGTACCTGCTCGTCCACGAGGACCGCGAGTACCTGCGCGCGCCGGGTGACGAACTCCAGACCGACCTCGGCGTCCTCACCGTCCCCGAGGACGCCGAACCGGGCGACGTCGTCGAGACGCATCTCGGCGAACCGTTCGTCGTTCGCCGCCTCCGCGGTCCCGACCTCTTCAACCACCTCGAACGCACGGGCGCGCCGATGATGCCCCGCGACATCGGTCTCATCGTCGGGCACACCGGCGCGGCGGCGGGCGACCGAGTCCTCGACGCCGGCACCGGCACGGGCGTCCTCTCGGCGTACCTCGGCCGGATGCACGCCGAGGTGACGACGTACGAACTGGACCCCGACTTCGCCGACGTGGCCCGCGAGAACATGCGTCTGGCGGGCGTCGAGACGCACGTGGACGTTCGCACCGGCGACGTGACGGAGGAACTCGACTCGCTGGTCGACGAGGGGCCGTTCGACCTCCTGACGCTCGACACCGCCGACGCGGCCGAGGTGGTCGCCCGCGCCCCGGAACTGCTCCGGTCGGGCGGCTACGTCAGCGTCTACTCGCCGTTCGTCGAGAACAGTCGCGCGGCCGTCGAGGCGGCCCGCGAGGCGGGGCTGAACGACGTGGAGACGTTCGAGACCATCCAGCGCCGGATGGACTTCGAAGAGCGCGGCTCCCGCCCCTCGACGGCGGGCGTCGGTCACACGGGCTACCTCGTCTTCGCGCGGTACGAGTGA
- a CDS encoding transcription factor S: MEFCDECGSMMKTDDGVWVCGNCGYEKPRDAANESHMTSTAAREDSEIVDMSDVDDAEIGPTTTVKCPECGHDKARYEMKQIRSADESETRFFTCVECGHKWREDDH, from the coding sequence ATGGAGTTCTGCGACGAGTGCGGGTCGATGATGAAGACGGACGACGGCGTCTGGGTCTGCGGTAACTGCGGGTACGAGAAGCCGAGAGACGCGGCCAACGAGTCGCACATGACCTCCACCGCCGCCCGAGAGGACTCGGAGATAGTGGACATGTCGGACGTCGACGACGCCGAAATCGGTCCGACGACGACGGTGAAGTGCCCCGAGTGCGGCCACGACAAGGCCCGCTACGAGATGAAGCAGATTCGCTCCGCGGACGAGTCCGAGACGCGCTTTTTCACCTGCGTCGAGTGCGGCCACAAGTGGCGCGAGGACGACCACTGA
- a CDS encoding DUF5789 family protein — protein MNERINLSRLESRLEDLSYPVTRDDAAEELSDVTVQMADGEANLGALVSEVGGGAFTSPSDLYEDLQNTMPVEAIGEPGQSDGDA, from the coding sequence ATGAACGAACGCATCAACCTGAGCCGCCTCGAATCTCGCCTCGAGGACCTCTCGTACCCGGTGACGAGAGACGACGCCGCGGAGGAACTCTCCGACGTGACCGTGCAGATGGCCGACGGCGAGGCGAACCTCGGCGCCCTCGTCTCGGAGGTGGGCGGTGGGGCGTTCACGTCGCCGAGCGACCTGTACGAGGACCTACAGAACACGATGCCCGTCGAGGCCATCGGCGAACCCGGGCAATCAGACGGGGACGCCTGA
- a CDS encoding methyl-accepting chemotaxis protein: MRRWLRRLRSSTGSDDESAERRTDGGVVDDVAGGADVSAPDVPGFRPETDATDEVARLRYERDYWRGLFEQVVQQLPQPGFAVDDDHDLVHVNGALEELFGAEESELLGKNAYDVFQTEGKDETIAETAERTGTVVDEDDYREVPTPLGTRWIRGMAVPLFDPDGDSVGALEVTADATEIVEQQQRIRTAQETLSAEVMETATDATTMSERVGDAVSEASSMAAEQAENMDEVSGEVGSLSATVEQIAASADEINERSEEAERLAAESTESGERAVKRMENVAESGEEAAEQTRELAEQVAEIDDIVEVINDIADQTNILALNANIEAARAGEAGEGFAVVANEVKSLANEVQTESERIEEIIHETREDASETVSSIESVTEEVRDSADAIRDMVDNQEAILDAVNATSTGMEDIAGATDDQAVRTEEVASMIDTATERSKQVHEEVETAAEANAEQIDLVEDIVTALDQLESAVGELDSHSNDAADARAEPDGQRA, encoded by the coding sequence ATGAGACGCTGGTTACGACGGTTGCGTTCATCGACCGGCAGTGACGACGAGAGCGCCGAGAGACGGACGGACGGCGGCGTCGTCGACGACGTGGCGGGCGGAGCCGACGTGTCGGCACCGGACGTCCCCGGCTTCAGACCTGAGACCGACGCGACGGACGAGGTAGCGCGCCTCCGATACGAGCGGGACTACTGGCGCGGACTCTTCGAACAGGTGGTCCAACAGCTTCCGCAGCCCGGGTTCGCCGTCGACGACGACCACGACCTGGTCCACGTCAACGGCGCGCTCGAGGAACTGTTCGGTGCGGAGGAGAGCGAGCTACTGGGAAAGAACGCGTACGACGTGTTCCAGACGGAAGGGAAAGACGAGACCATCGCGGAGACGGCCGAACGGACCGGAACGGTCGTCGACGAGGACGACTACCGTGAGGTGCCGACGCCGCTCGGAACCCGGTGGATTCGCGGGATGGCCGTTCCGCTGTTCGACCCCGACGGCGACAGCGTCGGCGCGCTCGAAGTCACCGCCGACGCGACCGAAATCGTCGAACAGCAGCAGCGGATTCGGACCGCACAGGAGACGCTGTCCGCGGAGGTCATGGAGACTGCCACCGACGCGACGACGATGAGCGAACGGGTCGGCGACGCCGTGAGCGAGGCGTCGTCGATGGCCGCCGAGCAGGCCGAGAACATGGACGAGGTGTCCGGCGAAGTGGGGTCGCTGTCGGCGACGGTCGAGCAGATAGCCGCCTCCGCCGACGAGATAAACGAGCGCTCCGAGGAGGCCGAGCGACTGGCCGCGGAGAGCACCGAGTCGGGCGAACGCGCCGTCAAGCGAATGGAGAACGTGGCCGAGAGCGGTGAGGAGGCCGCGGAGCAGACGCGCGAACTCGCCGAACAGGTGGCGGAGATAGACGACATCGTCGAGGTCATCAACGACATCGCCGACCAGACGAACATCCTCGCGCTGAACGCCAACATCGAGGCCGCCCGCGCCGGCGAGGCGGGCGAGGGCTTCGCCGTCGTCGCGAACGAGGTGAAGTCGCTGGCGAACGAGGTCCAGACCGAGTCCGAACGCATCGAGGAGATCATCCACGAGACGCGCGAGGACGCCAGCGAGACGGTTTCGAGCATCGAGTCCGTCACCGAGGAGGTCCGCGACAGCGCCGACGCGATTCGCGACATGGTCGACAATCAGGAGGCCATCCTCGACGCCGTGAACGCCACCTCCACCGGGATGGAGGACATCGCCGGAGCGACCGACGACCAGGCGGTCCGGACCGAGGAAGTCGCCTCGATGATAGACACCGCCACCGAACGGTCGAAGCAGGTCCACGAAGAGGTCGAGACGGCGGCCGAGGCGAACGCCGAACAGATAGACCTGGTCGAAGACATCGTCACCGCACTCGACCAGTTGGAGTCGGCCGTCGGCGAACTGGACTCGCACTCGAACGACGCGGCGGACGCCCGCGCGGAACCGGACGGCCAGCGCGCGTAA
- a CDS encoding enoyl-CoA hydratase/isomerase family protein, with protein MSWDTIRLEWDGDVATLVVDRPDRMNSLNVDTLDAIEEALARAEEEEARCLVLTGAGDEAFVAGADISHMKDLGTAEAQAYAEQGHRIAAAIESFPAPTIAAINGYAFGGGCELALACDLRVASERALIGQTEIDLGIIPGWGGTQRLPPLVGDEVARRMIYFGERVDATDAFERGLVGEVVAHDELRTHVAEMAAELAAKPKFALRAAKEALNAVHESPRSAGLEHEARAWSGLFGTHDQREGMDAFLEKRDADFE; from the coding sequence ATGTCGTGGGACACGATCAGACTCGAGTGGGACGGCGACGTGGCGACCCTCGTCGTCGACCGACCCGACCGGATGAACTCGCTGAACGTCGACACGCTGGACGCCATCGAAGAGGCTCTCGCCCGGGCCGAAGAGGAGGAGGCGCGGTGTCTCGTACTCACCGGCGCGGGCGACGAGGCGTTCGTCGCCGGCGCCGACATCTCCCACATGAAGGACCTCGGCACCGCCGAGGCGCAGGCGTACGCCGAACAGGGCCACCGCATCGCCGCCGCGATAGAGTCGTTCCCCGCACCGACCATCGCCGCCATCAACGGCTACGCGTTCGGCGGCGGGTGCGAACTCGCACTCGCCTGTGACCTGCGCGTCGCCTCCGAACGCGCCCTCATCGGGCAGACGGAGATAGACCTCGGCATCATCCCCGGGTGGGGCGGCACGCAGCGACTGCCGCCCCTCGTCGGGGACGAAGTCGCGCGGCGGATGATATACTTCGGCGAACGCGTGGACGCCACGGACGCCTTCGAACGCGGACTGGTCGGGGAAGTCGTCGCGCACGACGAACTCCGGACGCACGTCGCCGAGATGGCGGCCGAACTCGCGGCGAAGCCGAAGTTCGCGCTCCGCGCCGCAAAAGAGGCGCTCAACGCCGTGCACGAGTCCCCGCGCTCGGCCGGCCTCGAACACGAGGCGCGGGCGTGGAGCGGACTGTTCGGGACGCACGACCAGCGAGAGGGGATGGACGCGTTCCTCGAGAAGCGAGACGCCGACTTCGAGTGA
- a CDS encoding DUF5797 family protein — MTLSDEAKARLADVVRLQPTKNKELQEQWGLESGSEVHQYLENNLKEYYYRDDNSLIRATADAAELVDVEPGVEVGESGDEVPSVIRVPTLEASVFEVLAGPDDRSESVVSVLNKVREAFDADPEVDAVRRALQSLRRKGVVEVVYRTVPTFRLAVERDSVDVEVTD, encoded by the coding sequence ATGACCCTCTCCGACGAAGCGAAGGCGCGGTTGGCTGACGTCGTCCGACTTCAGCCGACCAAGAACAAGGAGTTACAGGAGCAGTGGGGGTTGGAGTCCGGGAGCGAAGTCCACCAGTACCTGGAGAACAACCTGAAGGAGTACTACTACCGCGACGACAACAGCCTCATCCGCGCGACGGCGGACGCCGCCGAGTTGGTCGACGTCGAACCGGGCGTCGAAGTCGGGGAGTCCGGCGACGAGGTGCCGTCGGTCATCCGCGTGCCGACGCTGGAGGCCAGCGTGTTCGAGGTGCTGGCCGGGCCCGACGACCGCTCCGAGAGCGTCGTGAGCGTGCTGAACAAGGTGCGCGAGGCGTTCGACGCCGACCCGGAGGTGGACGCCGTCCGCCGCGCCCTCCAGAGCCTCCGGCGGAAGGGCGTCGTCGAAGTCGTCTACCGGACCGTCCCCACGTTCCGCCTCGCCGTCGAACGCGACTCGGTGGACGTCGAGGTGACGGACTGA
- a CDS encoding DUF5787 family protein, with protein MRPSDVYPEGAEFGFELLVCRWAEAAWPPDGGSDGDAVIVARQLGTKRRRWDTIVVECDPAGLAARARFGDRELDSDLLHVVRHAPAEWAWYRDALPHPGYPWRYVRAAVHRAAGRGVVEKRRRNNRIEIRRVAPYPDWVRRIVAVENKPDLDASAARALSDQLARDVDTALADEVWVATAATGGRVEPALLEDVPVEVGILAFAFDADAPGDAWADATVEWHPSDVTPADAESDEERTTTRLELAERAYGAGWRSYHDTMRPDCRHFELRRYGRALVPHCAAKGGPQTAAECAGSCPDFEPEPPVWRTGGWPVEGGPGKGIQSLLRDRREWVRGREYPETGADADPGEN; from the coding sequence ATGCGACCGAGTGACGTGTACCCCGAAGGCGCCGAGTTCGGCTTCGAGTTGCTCGTCTGCCGGTGGGCCGAGGCGGCGTGGCCGCCGGACGGCGGGAGCGACGGCGACGCCGTCATCGTCGCCCGGCAACTCGGCACGAAGCGACGCCGCTGGGACACCATCGTCGTCGAGTGCGACCCCGCCGGACTCGCCGCCCGCGCGCGGTTCGGCGACCGGGAACTCGACTCGGACCTCCTGCACGTCGTCCGCCACGCCCCCGCCGAGTGGGCGTGGTACCGCGACGCGCTCCCCCACCCGGGCTACCCGTGGCGCTACGTCCGTGCGGCCGTCCACCGCGCCGCCGGGCGAGGCGTCGTGGAGAAGCGCCGTCGGAACAACCGCATCGAGATTCGACGCGTCGCGCCGTACCCCGACTGGGTGCGGCGCATCGTCGCCGTCGAGAACAAGCCGGACCTCGACGCCTCGGCGGCGCGCGCCCTCTCGGACCAACTCGCGCGGGACGTCGACACCGCGCTGGCCGACGAGGTGTGGGTGGCGACGGCGGCGACGGGCGGACGCGTCGAACCCGCACTCCTCGAAGACGTACCCGTCGAAGTCGGCATCCTCGCGTTCGCGTTCGACGCCGACGCGCCCGGCGACGCGTGGGCCGACGCGACGGTGGAGTGGCACCCCAGCGACGTGACGCCCGCCGACGCCGAGAGCGACGAGGAACGGACGACCACCCGACTCGAACTCGCCGAACGCGCCTACGGCGCCGGCTGGCGGTCGTACCACGACACGATGCGGCCCGACTGCCGGCACTTCGAACTCCGGCGCTACGGCCGCGCCCTCGTCCCGCACTGTGCGGCGAAGGGCGGGCCGCAGACGGCCGCCGAGTGCGCCGGGTCCTGTCCCGACTTCGAGCCCGAACCCCCGGTCTGGCGGACCGGCGGGTGGCCCGTCGAGGGCGGACCGGGGAAGGGAATCCAGTCGCTCCTGCGCGACAGGCGCGAGTGGGTCAGAGGCCGCGAGTACCCCGAAACGGGGGCCGACGCGGACCCGGGGGAGAATTAG
- a CDS encoding bis(5'-nucleosyl)-tetraphosphatase — MPVQAVSAGAILFRDTRGRREYLLLKSRPGDWEFPKGGVEGKEELQQTAIREVKEEAGIKEFRLVDGFREDYDYVFEANGKTIHKTVHLFIARSFEASAELSTEHRDLQWRDYEQALNTITQDGPRNILKKAHEYLDDVAAQDEEEGTTTYLA, encoded by the coding sequence ATGCCAGTGCAAGCGGTGAGCGCTGGGGCCATCCTCTTCCGCGACACCCGCGGCCGAAGGGAGTATTTGCTCCTGAAGAGCCGACCGGGGGACTGGGAGTTCCCCAAAGGCGGGGTCGAAGGGAAAGAGGAGCTTCAGCAGACTGCCATACGCGAAGTCAAAGAGGAGGCCGGAATCAAGGAGTTCCGCCTCGTCGACGGCTTCCGCGAAGACTACGACTACGTGTTCGAAGCGAACGGAAAGACCATCCACAAGACGGTCCACCTGTTCATCGCCCGGTCGTTCGAGGCGAGTGCGGAACTCTCCACCGAACACCGCGACCTCCAGTGGCGCGACTACGAACAGGCCCTCAACACCATCACGCAGGACGGCCCGCGTAACATCCTGAAGAAGGCCCACGAGTACCTCGACGACGTGGCCGCACAGGACGAAGAAGAGGGGACCACGACGTACCTCGCCTGA
- a CDS encoding uS10/mL48 family ribosomal protein yields the protein MTFVTKLTFQSGNRYELEEQLSDLQAMLERKGAECKGPHASPPEHHTVPQYRNLGPGDEFSSWDYTVYSRKLEIHGNDHIAREVGHMEFPESLHVEIEVEQKKPLGHRNK from the coding sequence ATGACCTTCGTCACCAAACTCACCTTTCAGAGCGGGAATCGGTACGAACTGGAAGAACAGCTATCGGACCTGCAGGCGATGCTCGAACGGAAGGGCGCGGAGTGTAAGGGCCCGCACGCGTCGCCGCCGGAGCATCACACCGTCCCGCAGTACCGCAACCTCGGCCCGGGCGACGAGTTCTCCTCGTGGGACTACACCGTCTATTCGCGGAAGCTAGAGATTCACGGCAACGACCACATCGCCCGCGAGGTGGGCCACATGGAGTTCCCCGAGAGCCTCCACGTCGAGATAGAGGTCGAACAGAAGAAACCGCTCGGCCACCGCAACAAGTAG
- a CDS encoding DUF7513 family protein — protein MSFLRKLTAGLHLRTATPTYDAGEELVAFVTGLNGTTPIVRIGDTIIELPDADPSLVDATVRFEVESFDDSTFRGRGRLLDVLEEPE, from the coding sequence ATGAGCTTCCTCCGGAAGCTGACCGCCGGTCTCCACCTGCGGACGGCGACGCCGACGTACGACGCGGGCGAGGAACTGGTCGCGTTCGTGACGGGACTGAACGGCACGACGCCCATCGTCCGTATCGGCGACACCATCATCGAACTCCCCGACGCGGACCCCTCGCTGGTGGACGCGACGGTGCGCTTCGAGGTGGAGTCGTTCGACGACTCGACGTTCCGCGGCCGCGGGCGGTTGCTGGACGTGCTCGAAGAACCGGAGTAG
- a CDS encoding Na+/H+ antiporter NhaC family protein, which produces MSHQSDDPDVRFYGGRLASAIPIAFFIAWAIVQSGLLGIGDTTGLVAGMLVGLIVGMFFVKGPWKVYADIIFDGMTERVAATAIVAWLWAGMFAETIQVGGFVDGLVWAADAVSVGASLFPALTFLLAALLATGIGTGYGTAIAFTALVFPAGVALGADPVLQFGAILSGAVFGDNLAPVSDTTIVSAVTQDADIGGVVASRLKYAVVAAVFAFVAYVVAGQAMAGQPVNVGDVGGEGSALGLVHLLSIGVVIVTAVSGRHIIEAISWGLIVSVTLNLALGLSDASAMLAFRASQASDLVQTIDALPVVGALVVPVEPGNTAVAGSLYSGAAGFFPLIVLVLLIVAGAQVMQRGGGFEAILEFLLESVATTVRRAETTMVLGTALVNAMITINTAAEIAIAPYIRTLGRRFNINGYRRANILDANTSALGYIFPWGGGLLAGYSAMQTLPQEYEWFTQAMVVNPASVWPYVFHGWFLVAVFLFAAWTGYGLEYVSDRQSEEVSRV; this is translated from the coding sequence ATGAGTCACCAGAGTGACGACCCCGACGTACGGTTCTACGGTGGACGTCTCGCGAGTGCAATCCCGATAGCGTTCTTCATCGCGTGGGCTATCGTCCAGAGCGGACTGCTCGGCATCGGCGACACGACGGGACTCGTCGCCGGGATGCTCGTCGGCCTCATCGTCGGGATGTTCTTCGTGAAGGGCCCGTGGAAGGTGTACGCGGACATCATCTTCGACGGGATGACCGAACGCGTCGCCGCGACGGCCATCGTCGCGTGGTTGTGGGCCGGCATGTTCGCCGAGACCATCCAGGTCGGCGGCTTCGTCGACGGACTCGTCTGGGCCGCCGACGCCGTCAGCGTCGGCGCGTCGCTGTTCCCCGCCCTGACCTTTCTCCTCGCCGCCCTCCTCGCGACGGGCATCGGGACGGGGTACGGGACCGCAATCGCGTTCACGGCGCTGGTGTTCCCGGCGGGCGTCGCCCTCGGCGCGGACCCCGTCCTCCAGTTCGGGGCCATCCTGTCGGGCGCCGTCTTCGGCGACAACCTCGCGCCCGTGAGCGACACCACCATCGTCTCCGCGGTGACGCAGGACGCCGACATCGGCGGCGTCGTCGCCTCGCGACTGAAGTACGCCGTCGTCGCCGCCGTCTTCGCCTTCGTCGCGTACGTCGTCGCGGGACAGGCGATGGCGGGGCAACCGGTGAACGTCGGCGACGTGGGCGGGGAGGGCTCCGCGCTCGGACTCGTCCACCTCCTCTCCATCGGCGTCGTCATCGTCACGGCCGTCTCCGGACGGCACATCATCGAGGCCATCTCGTGGGGGCTTATCGTCTCCGTCACCCTCAACCTCGCTCTCGGCCTCTCCGACGCCTCCGCGATGCTCGCCTTCCGGGCCTCGCAGGCGTCCGACCTCGTCCAGACGATCGACGCCCTCCCCGTCGTCGGCGCTCTCGTCGTCCCGGTCGAACCCGGGAACACCGCCGTCGCCGGCAGTCTCTACTCCGGTGCGGCGGGCTTCTTCCCGCTCATCGTCCTCGTCCTCCTCATCGTCGCGGGCGCGCAGGTGATGCAACGCGGCGGCGGGTTCGAGGCCATCCTGGAGTTCCTCTTGGAGTCCGTCGCCACCACCGTCCGCCGCGCGGAGACGACGATGGTGCTCGGCACGGCCCTCGTGAACGCGATGATAACCATCAACACGGCCGCCGAGATAGCCATCGCGCCGTACATCCGGACGCTCGGCCGCCGGTTCAACATCAACGGCTACCGACGGGCGAACATCCTCGACGCCAACACCTCCGCGCTCGGGTACATCTTCCCGTGGGGCGGCGGCCTGTTGGCGGGGTACTCGGCGATGCAGACGCTCCCGCAGGAGTACGAGTGGTTCACGCAGGCGATGGTGGTCAACCCCGCCAGCGTCTGGCCGTACGTGTTCCACGGCTGGTTCCTCGTCGCCGTCTTCCTGTTCGCCGCGTGGACCGGCTACGGACTGGAGTACGTCTCCGACCGGCAGTCCGAGGAGGTGAGTCGCGTATGA